One stretch of Lysobacter sp. TY2-98 DNA includes these proteins:
- a CDS encoding helix-turn-helix domain-containing protein, with amino-acid sequence MADVIALHERRVEPVAPRTLDTDWDTDRATHRRVRRKHMLYRSGQVARTAYVVHAGIFKCTVLDEHGRERVTAFALKGDVLGVEALASGRYAADVMALDVADVIELPQSDLLDPVRGLLPQVAGMMSTALARDWSWMLALHALDAEQRVAYFLLDLSARLSKRGYSADELMLRMTRYDIGSFLDIASESVVRALTRLEGAGLIRVDCRNITILDRNALVRLLAPDDYATRATPSPRRESVH; translated from the coding sequence ATGGCCGATGTCATCGCACTGCACGAACGCCGCGTCGAGCCGGTTGCACCCCGGACCCTCGACACGGACTGGGACACCGATCGCGCGACGCATCGTCGCGTACGGCGCAAGCACATGCTCTATCGCAGCGGGCAGGTCGCGAGGACTGCGTACGTCGTCCACGCGGGCATTTTCAAATGCACGGTGCTCGACGAACACGGGCGCGAACGTGTGACCGCCTTCGCGCTCAAGGGCGACGTCCTCGGCGTGGAGGCGCTCGCCAGCGGGCGTTACGCCGCGGATGTGATGGCACTCGACGTCGCCGACGTGATCGAGTTGCCCCAGTCCGACCTGCTCGATCCCGTGCGGGGACTGCTCCCGCAGGTTGCGGGAATGATGTCGACCGCGCTGGCCCGTGACTGGAGCTGGATGCTTGCGCTTCATGCGCTCGATGCCGAGCAGCGCGTCGCCTACTTCCTGCTTGACCTGAGTGCGCGTCTTTCGAAACGCGGCTACAGCGCGGACGAGCTGATGTTACGGATGACCCGCTACGACATCGGGAGCTTCCTCGACATCGCGTCGGAGAGCGTCGTACGCGCGCTGACGCGACTCGAAGGCGCCGGGTTGATCCGCGTCGACTGCAGGAACATCACGATCCTGGATCGAAACGCGCTCGTGCGCCTGCTCGCGCCGGACGACTACGCAACGCGGGCTACTCCGTCTCCTCGACGCGAATCTGTTCACTGA
- a CDS encoding BON domain-containing protein gives MTTPLYSDKDIQQSVMEELDWEPSIDSANIGVAADQGVVTLSGHVETYAQKCDAERATWRVKGVRAVVQNIDVHYLGDAPSDEEIAQHAVAQLKWDTTVPQGIHVRVSKGWITLEGDVQTQHQRTNAERCLRHLRGLRGINNLIELKPAAQAASIKPLIVEALKRSAEIEAKEIRVEVKDGTTVTLEGHVDNWAERAAVERAVWSAPGVRAVIDRLAIA, from the coding sequence ATGACGACCCCTCTGTACAGCGACAAGGACATCCAGCAATCCGTCATGGAAGAGCTCGATTGGGAGCCGAGCATCGACAGCGCGAATATCGGTGTTGCAGCGGATCAGGGCGTCGTCACCCTGTCGGGTCACGTCGAGACCTACGCACAGAAGTGCGACGCCGAGCGCGCTACGTGGCGGGTCAAGGGCGTCAGGGCCGTCGTCCAGAATATCGACGTCCACTACCTTGGCGATGCGCCCAGCGACGAGGAGATCGCGCAACACGCCGTTGCGCAGCTGAAGTGGGATACCACGGTGCCGCAGGGCATCCATGTTCGCGTGAGCAAAGGATGGATCACGCTGGAGGGCGACGTGCAAACCCAGCACCAGCGCACCAATGCCGAGCGCTGCCTGCGCCACCTCCGGGGCCTACGCGGCATCAACAACCTGATCGAGCTGAAACCGGCCGCGCAAGCGGCGTCGATCAAGCCGCTGATCGTCGAAGCCCTCAAGCGAAGCGCGGAGATCGAAGCCAAGGAGATCCGCGTCGAGGTGAAGGACGGCACGACCGTCACCCTCGAGGGCCACGTGGACAACTGGGCGGAGCGTGCCGCGGTCGAGCGCGCGGTCTGGTCGGCACCTGGCGTGCGCGCCGTCATCGATCGCCTCGCGATCGCCTGA
- a CDS encoding MBL fold metallo-hydrolase produces MSTPSVPTLRFLGAAGTVTGSRFLVDVGAHRLLVDCGLFQGYKVLRERNRRPFPVPPSSIDLVLLTHAHLDHSGYLPRIIQEGYQGKVLCTEATRDLCALLLPDSGRLLEEEARFAAKKGYSKHAQPLPLYTEADARRSLRHLSPVSFDKDIEIPGGTARFIRAGHILGAAQITLTLDHRRVHFSGDLGRPVDALLPPPAPHPACDTLVCESTYGDRVHPFVDAEDELAEVINRVTGRGGVVVIPAFAVGRAQELLLHIARLRQRDAIHPVPVYLNSPMAEQASGLYRRHPADHKLDAEACRQTFDRVTFVGSAEASKALNRQHGPMIILSASGMLTGGRVLHHVTAFAPDARNAIVLSGYQAAGTRGARLVAGDSVLRIFGRDVPINAEVVQLKSFSAHADSNEITQWLRDGPRPSAAIYLTHGEPSASDALRLRVQRDLGWPIHVADHGEEIPL; encoded by the coding sequence ATGTCGACGCCGTCGGTTCCCACGCTGCGCTTCCTCGGTGCCGCGGGCACGGTCACCGGATCCCGTTTCCTGGTCGACGTCGGCGCCCACCGCCTGCTCGTCGATTGCGGACTCTTCCAGGGCTACAAGGTTTTGCGCGAGCGTAATCGCCGGCCGTTCCCCGTGCCGCCGTCGAGCATCGATCTCGTCCTTCTGACCCACGCGCATCTCGACCATTCCGGGTACTTGCCCCGCATCATCCAGGAGGGCTACCAGGGCAAGGTGCTGTGCACGGAAGCGACGCGCGATCTCTGCGCACTCCTGCTGCCCGACAGCGGCCGCCTCCTGGAGGAAGAAGCGAGGTTCGCCGCGAAGAAGGGCTATTCGAAGCATGCGCAGCCGCTTCCGCTCTACACCGAGGCCGATGCACGCCGGAGTCTCCGGCATCTGTCGCCGGTGTCGTTCGACAAGGACATCGAGATTCCCGGCGGGACTGCACGCTTCATCCGCGCAGGGCACATCCTGGGCGCCGCACAGATCACGCTGACGCTCGATCATCGACGCGTGCATTTTTCCGGCGACCTCGGTCGACCGGTCGACGCGCTACTGCCGCCGCCGGCGCCGCATCCGGCTTGCGACACACTCGTCTGCGAGTCGACATACGGCGATCGCGTGCATCCGTTCGTCGATGCGGAGGACGAACTCGCGGAGGTCATCAACCGTGTAACCGGGCGCGGCGGTGTCGTCGTGATCCCGGCTTTTGCGGTCGGTCGGGCACAGGAGCTGCTCCTGCACATCGCACGCTTGCGACAGCGCGACGCGATCCACCCCGTACCGGTGTATCTCAACAGCCCGATGGCCGAACAGGCGAGCGGCCTCTATCGGCGACACCCGGCCGATCACAAACTCGATGCCGAGGCCTGCCGGCAGACCTTCGATCGCGTCACGTTCGTGGGTAGCGCGGAGGCATCCAAGGCGCTCAATCGACAGCACGGCCCGATGATCATTCTCTCGGCAAGCGGCATGCTGACGGGCGGACGCGTACTCCATCACGTCACGGCCTTCGCGCCGGACGCGCGCAATGCGATCGTGCTTTCCGGCTACCAGGCCGCCGGCACACGCGGCGCCCGACTCGTTGCCGGCGATAGCGTGTTGCGCATCTTCGGTCGGGATGTGCCAATCAACGCCGAGGTCGTGCAGCTGAAGAGTTTTTCGGCGCACGCCGATTCGAACGAAATCACGCAGTGGCTACGCGATGGCCCGAGGCCTTCGGCCGCGATCTACCTCACGCACGGGGAGCCGAGCGCATCCGATGCGCTGCGACTGCGCGTGCAGCGCGATCTGGGCTGGCCGATCCACGTGGCAGATCACGGCGAGGAGATACCACTATGA
- a CDS encoding dodecin family protein produces the protein MAVTKVIEINAASDQSIEDAVAQGLKRASDTLDGVQGAWVSDINVQTNERGEITEWRVRLRVSFLLR, from the coding sequence ATGGCCGTCACGAAAGTCATCGAGATCAACGCCGCCTCGGACCAGAGCATCGAGGACGCCGTCGCGCAAGGACTCAAACGCGCGAGCGACACGCTGGACGGCGTGCAGGGCGCGTGGGTGAGCGACATCAACGTACAAACGAATGAGCGCGGCGAGATCACAGAATGGCGTGTCCGTCTGCGTGTCAGCTTCCTGTTGCGGTGA
- a CDS encoding glucose 1-dehydrogenase — translation MRRVENKVCIVTGGAVGIGTACAQRLVDEGARVAVFDLAITPPAAMRGLADRARYWSVDVATEIAVHRAIAEVVEHFGSLDVLVNNAGIAGTNKPTHEVTEDEWDRVQAVNVKGVFFCTKHAVPHMWDRGGSIVNLSSIYGLVGAPDVPPYHASKGAVALMSRTDALLYASRGIRVNSIHPGYIWTPMVEGHMRDTGATDMDAARRDLAQLHPIGRVGEPDDIAWGVVYLASDESAFMTGAQLVIDGGYTAR, via the coding sequence ATGCGGCGCGTCGAGAACAAGGTGTGCATCGTCACCGGGGGCGCGGTCGGCATCGGTACGGCATGCGCGCAGCGGCTCGTCGACGAGGGTGCGCGGGTCGCGGTCTTCGATCTCGCGATCACTCCGCCCGCGGCCATGCGTGGCCTGGCCGACCGCGCACGCTATTGGTCGGTCGACGTGGCCACGGAGATCGCCGTGCATCGCGCGATCGCGGAGGTCGTCGAACACTTTGGAAGTCTCGACGTGCTGGTCAACAACGCCGGTATCGCAGGCACCAACAAGCCGACGCATGAAGTGACCGAGGACGAGTGGGACCGCGTGCAGGCCGTGAACGTCAAAGGGGTGTTCTTCTGCACCAAGCACGCCGTCCCGCACATGTGGGACCGAGGCGGCAGCATCGTGAACCTCTCATCGATCTATGGCCTCGTCGGTGCGCCCGACGTACCGCCCTACCACGCCTCCAAAGGTGCCGTGGCCCTGATGTCGCGGACGGACGCGCTGCTTTACGCATCGCGTGGCATCCGCGTCAATTCGATCCACCCCGGTTACATCTGGACGCCGATGGTCGAAGGGCACATGCGCGACACCGGCGCGACGGATATGGACGCCGCGCGCCGCGATCTGGCGCAGCTGCATCCGATCGGGCGCGTCGGGGAGCCGGACGACATCGCCTGGGGCGTGGTCTATCTCGCCTCCGACGAATCCGCCTTCATGACCGGCGCACAGCTGGTCATCGACGGCGGCTACACCGCCCGCTGA
- a CDS encoding universal stress protein yields the protein MIRDILLALTDTASDEVALEAAVSLAQSTDARLTVAVPLDRPLATVASYGVTPVVLEQSLTLQRDTAEARAVRFRETLKSRDIVFDVHVAEAHTAAVPHLLALEARYADLVVVAAAGPKTADTPALHAAFATLLFESGRPVLTIPHDGDVRFPIRRAAVAWRPTPEAARAVHDALPLLPKGAHVDVLVIEPMLGDRDHGQEPGADIAAHLARHGLEVSVQVHPTARGGVGNDLLLTAVESRSDLIICGGYGHSRAREWAFGGATRELLWRSHVPVLFSH from the coding sequence ATGATCCGCGACATCCTGCTTGCCCTCACCGATACCGCCTCGGACGAAGTCGCGCTGGAAGCCGCCGTGTCACTGGCGCAGTCCACCGACGCGCGGCTGACGGTGGCGGTGCCGCTCGACCGACCGCTCGCGACGGTGGCGTCCTATGGCGTCACTCCCGTCGTGCTGGAGCAGAGCCTGACCCTGCAGCGTGATACGGCGGAGGCACGCGCAGTGCGTTTTCGCGAGACGTTGAAGTCGCGCGACATCGTCTTCGACGTTCACGTGGCCGAAGCGCACACCGCGGCGGTGCCGCATCTCCTGGCGCTCGAGGCGCGCTACGCGGATCTCGTGGTCGTTGCCGCCGCAGGCCCCAAGACGGCCGACACGCCGGCGCTGCATGCCGCATTCGCCACGTTGCTCTTCGAATCCGGTCGGCCGGTCCTGACCATTCCGCACGACGGTGACGTGCGTTTCCCGATACGCCGCGCCGCAGTCGCGTGGCGGCCGACCCCCGAAGCCGCTCGCGCCGTCCATGACGCGCTGCCTTTGCTTCCGAAAGGCGCGCACGTCGACGTGCTGGTGATCGAGCCGATGCTGGGTGACCGCGACCACGGACAGGAGCCAGGCGCCGACATCGCTGCGCATCTGGCTCGACATGGGCTGGAGGTCAGTGTGCAGGTGCACCCGACCGCTCGGGGCGGTGTAGGCAACGACCTGCTTCTGACGGCGGTGGAGTCGCGATCGGACCTGATCATCTGCGGCGGCTACGGTCATTCCCGCGCACGTGAATGGGCATTCGGCGGTGCAACGCGCGAGCTGCTGTGGCGCAGCCATGTGCCTGTCCTCTTCTCCCACTGA
- a CDS encoding flavodoxin, whose product MARSLVVYYSRTGNTRRLAHEIRDMTGADIEELAEATRSGRPPGWVRCGVEAALRLRPSLQAATRRPSEYDLVFVGAPIWMGRFAPVARAYVATVGRGAPRLAFFCTQRGATESAAVEDLERLAGARAVAAYSERVGAVPDVVRHAEVQRFVRRAQRGHVSTFDRGAGQPSHAPTPHAG is encoded by the coding sequence ATGGCCCGCTCGCTCGTCGTCTATTACTCGCGCACCGGCAATACGCGTCGACTCGCGCACGAGATCCGCGACATGACCGGCGCCGACATCGAAGAGCTCGCCGAGGCAACGCGCAGCGGGCGGCCGCCGGGATGGGTCCGCTGTGGCGTGGAGGCGGCGCTGCGCCTGCGCCCGTCGCTCCAGGCGGCGACCCGTCGCCCGAGCGAGTACGACCTGGTGTTCGTCGGCGCACCCATCTGGATGGGCCGGTTTGCACCTGTCGCGCGTGCTTACGTCGCAACCGTCGGTCGTGGCGCGCCGCGACTCGCGTTCTTCTGCACGCAGCGTGGCGCGACGGAATCGGCTGCGGTCGAGGACCTGGAACGCCTGGCAGGTGCACGCGCAGTGGCGGCGTATTCCGAACGCGTCGGTGCCGTGCCCGATGTCGTCCGGCATGCCGAGGTCCAGCGCTTCGTGCGCCGCGCGCAACGCGGGCATGTCAGCACGTTCGACCGCGGCGCCGGTCAGCCGTCGCACGCCCCCACGCCCCACGCCGGCTGA
- a CDS encoding Hsp20/alpha crystallin family protein, with the protein MSLIRSPDARAVLTRVSISRTPCKADRDQHAPHVGANARCTFSLGEPAMRTALEPMRHLLEPLDDDLDRLYRRLGRLLDRDMGSLGLRSDIREEESRYLVDVDMPGVRKSDIDISISGNAVTVQAEFKNTEDANSSKRLQQERLSGECFRSYTFPAEIDAAHASASFDHGVLSLTLPKATQTKAQHVRVS; encoded by the coding sequence ATGAGCCTCATCCGATCACCCGACGCGCGTGCGGTGTTGACCCGCGTCAGCATTTCGCGGACGCCGTGCAAAGCTGATCGGGATCAACACGCACCACACGTCGGCGCGAATGCTCGTTGCACCTTCAGCCTGGGAGAACCTGCCATGCGCACTGCACTTGAGCCGATGCGGCACCTGCTCGAGCCGCTCGATGACGATCTCGACCGCCTGTACCGCCGTCTGGGGCGGCTGCTCGATCGGGACATGGGTTCGCTCGGACTCCGCAGCGACATTCGCGAAGAAGAAAGTCGCTATCTCGTCGATGTCGACATGCCGGGCGTCAGGAAGAGCGACATCGACATCTCGATTTCAGGCAACGCCGTCACTGTGCAGGCGGAGTTCAAGAACACCGAAGACGCGAACTCCAGCAAGCGACTGCAGCAGGAGCGGTTATCCGGCGAATGTTTCCGGTCGTACACATTCCCGGCCGAGATCGACGCCGCGCACGCCAGCGCGTCGTTCGATCATGGTGTCCTGAGCCTTACGCTGCCGAAGGCGACGCAGACCAAGGCACAGCACGTCCGCGTGAGTTGA
- a CDS encoding BON domain-containing protein has protein sequence MTTPADRSIRKQVLDELDYAPDIDQVNIGVTVDAGVVTLSGFAQTYAQLLAAEEAAWRIRGVQGVVQNMHVRQRFESPTDADIALRAIATLRRQCTVPESVRVRVSEGWVTLHGQVDWHYQRANAEAAVRTLAGVRGVSNRIGLRAQGADASVRDRIVSALQRNAEVEASRIKVDVDDKATCILEGTVHDVSERMAAEHAAWAAPGIKAVVDRIQIA, from the coding sequence ATGACGACGCCGGCCGACCGGAGCATCCGGAAGCAGGTTCTCGACGAGCTCGACTATGCGCCCGACATTGATCAGGTGAATATCGGCGTCACCGTCGATGCGGGCGTCGTGACGCTGAGCGGATTCGCGCAGACATATGCCCAACTGCTGGCGGCGGAGGAGGCGGCCTGGCGCATTCGCGGCGTACAGGGTGTGGTGCAGAACATGCACGTCCGGCAACGCTTCGAGAGTCCCACCGATGCCGACATCGCGCTGCGCGCGATCGCAACACTCCGGCGGCAGTGCACAGTTCCCGAATCGGTACGCGTGCGCGTCAGCGAGGGGTGGGTGACCCTGCATGGCCAGGTCGACTGGCACTATCAGCGCGCGAACGCCGAAGCCGCCGTACGCACGCTTGCGGGCGTCCGCGGAGTGAGTAACCGGATCGGTCTACGAGCGCAGGGCGCCGATGCCTCGGTTCGCGACCGCATCGTCAGCGCCCTGCAGCGCAATGCGGAAGTCGAGGCGAGCCGGATCAAGGTGGACGTCGACGACAAGGCGACCTGCATCCTCGAAGGCACCGTGCACGATGTGTCGGAACGCATGGCCGCGGAGCACGCGGCGTGGGCGGCGCCGGGCATCAAGGCGGTGGTCGACCGCATCCAGATCGCCTGA
- a CDS encoding HAD-IC family P-type ATPase: protein MSITQRPSPPLVTSSPAQSRSGLSTVEAAQRRARDGANVIEAHQSRPLATAIRAAVGEPMLLVLMAAVAIYALLGAAGDAAVLAVSVVLVVALTVYQSWRAERAVSALQELAAFEAVVRRDGRVMKIPARDVVVGDLVEVAEGTRIAADGTLLHAVDLQVDESLLTGESAPVSKTAGAPDAAVFSGTFAVRGQGTFEVTAIGSATRLGQIGRLLAKQEREPSPMERTIRRLVRRFAVLGLLLSAVLVAVQMAHGVGLLRALLAGLTLAIATIPEEFPVVLSVFLALGGWRMARQNAIVRRPSAIEAIGSTTVLCTDKTGTLTVGHMALHSVWLDDREHVLQPGVEPPPSARAIVETAALATATPTHDPMDRALLDRVSAQPAIVLRHYPFNAAIRLAASVTAQGSVACKGSPEAVLSLCDRDDALTSSVSQAMERLGAHGLRMLGVAEGYVAPGALPDSPASMSLHWLGLVAFEDPLRAEVPDAVQAAQAAGVRILLVTGDSIATACAIAQQAGIKPCDNALSGAAMRTLSDDDLLERLRLTSVIARVQPEDKLRLVRVLARSGEVVTMTGDGVNDAPALKAAHSGVSMGKRGTDVAREAASIVLADDNFATIVGAIAAGRRIQRNLRGAIRYIIAVHVPIVGVALLPVIAGGPMLLTPVHVLMLEMLIDPVSSLMFEQLPADAAIPRRAGAAAESPMMSLPSLVHAVLLGTGSLVGAALVYRWVHHLGSGVATTLAFFAIVAGNLSILAWSGPWLRTKQARKVFVLVTASVFAVLALLVGYLPLAHVLGFATVPIGWALLSALAAVAAVGAAGIATMAFRSALRRASVWRARASLS from the coding sequence ATGTCCATTACCCAGCGCCCGTCGCCGCCGCTCGTGACGTCGAGCCCGGCGCAGTCGCGGTCGGGCCTTTCGACAGTCGAAGCCGCCCAACGGCGCGCTCGCGATGGCGCCAACGTGATCGAGGCCCACCAGTCGCGTCCCCTGGCGACGGCGATCCGCGCAGCGGTGGGCGAACCGATGCTGCTCGTGCTGATGGCAGCGGTCGCCATCTACGCGCTGCTTGGCGCCGCGGGAGACGCCGCGGTGCTCGCGGTGTCGGTGGTGCTGGTCGTCGCACTGACGGTGTACCAGAGCTGGCGTGCTGAGCGCGCTGTCAGCGCTCTGCAGGAGTTGGCCGCATTCGAGGCGGTGGTGCGGCGGGACGGGCGCGTCATGAAAATCCCGGCGCGCGACGTCGTCGTCGGCGACCTCGTGGAAGTGGCGGAGGGTACGCGCATCGCGGCGGACGGAACCTTGTTGCATGCCGTCGACCTGCAGGTCGACGAATCGCTGTTGACGGGTGAGTCGGCGCCGGTGTCCAAGACTGCCGGCGCGCCCGATGCCGCGGTCTTTTCCGGAACGTTCGCCGTTCGCGGGCAGGGGACCTTCGAGGTCACCGCGATCGGATCGGCAACGCGACTGGGCCAGATCGGCCGTCTGCTCGCGAAGCAGGAGCGCGAGCCCAGCCCGATGGAACGCACGATTCGCCGCCTCGTGCGGCGATTTGCGGTGCTCGGCCTTCTGTTGTCGGCCGTGCTGGTTGCCGTCCAAATGGCTCACGGCGTCGGCCTGTTGCGCGCGCTGCTCGCGGGGCTGACGCTGGCCATCGCCACGATTCCGGAAGAATTCCCCGTAGTCCTCAGTGTGTTTCTGGCCCTGGGGGGATGGCGGATGGCGCGACAGAACGCGATCGTTCGCCGGCCTTCGGCAATCGAAGCGATCGGGTCGACCACGGTTCTGTGCACGGACAAGACCGGCACGCTCACGGTCGGGCACATGGCGCTGCACTCCGTCTGGCTCGATGACCGCGAGCATGTTCTGCAGCCGGGCGTCGAACCGCCGCCTTCGGCTCGGGCCATCGTCGAAACCGCAGCACTCGCGACGGCCACGCCGACGCACGACCCGATGGACCGCGCGCTGCTCGATCGGGTGTCAGCGCAGCCTGCAATCGTGCTCCGGCACTATCCGTTCAACGCGGCCATCCGGCTCGCCGCGAGCGTCACCGCGCAGGGATCCGTGGCGTGCAAGGGCTCGCCCGAAGCGGTGTTGAGCCTGTGCGATCGCGATGATGCGTTGACGTCGTCCGTCAGTCAGGCGATGGAACGTTTGGGAGCGCACGGCCTCCGCATGCTTGGCGTCGCGGAAGGCTATGTGGCGCCCGGCGCCTTGCCGGACTCGCCTGCATCGATGTCACTTCATTGGCTCGGGCTGGTCGCGTTCGAGGATCCGTTGCGAGCCGAGGTGCCGGACGCGGTCCAGGCCGCACAGGCCGCCGGCGTCCGCATCCTCCTTGTGACCGGCGACAGCATCGCGACGGCGTGCGCCATCGCGCAGCAGGCAGGAATCAAGCCGTGCGACAACGCGCTCAGCGGCGCTGCGATGCGAACGCTGAGCGACGACGATCTGCTCGAACGGCTCCGACTGACCTCCGTCATCGCGCGCGTACAGCCCGAGGACAAGTTGCGGCTTGTGCGGGTGCTGGCGCGTTCCGGTGAAGTGGTGACCATGACGGGCGACGGCGTGAACGACGCGCCTGCGCTCAAAGCGGCCCATTCGGGCGTCTCCATGGGCAAGCGGGGCACGGACGTCGCGCGCGAGGCCGCGTCGATCGTGCTGGCCGACGACAACTTCGCAACGATCGTGGGTGCCATCGCTGCGGGACGTCGAATACAGCGGAATCTGCGAGGTGCGATCCGCTACATCATCGCCGTCCACGTGCCCATCGTCGGCGTTGCGCTGCTGCCGGTCATCGCGGGCGGGCCGATGCTGCTCACCCCGGTGCACGTGCTGATGCTCGAGATGTTGATCGATCCCGTGTCCAGCCTGATGTTCGAGCAGCTGCCGGCGGATGCCGCGATTCCACGCCGTGCGGGCGCTGCTGCGGAGAGCCCGATGATGTCGCTGCCCTCGCTGGTTCACGCGGTGCTGCTGGGTACGGGGTCGCTGGTGGGCGCTGCACTGGTCTATCGATGGGTGCACCACCTCGGGTCGGGCGTGGCCACAACGCTCGCGTTCTTCGCGATCGTGGCCGGCAACCTCAGCATCCTCGCCTGGAGCGGGCCGTGGTTGCGTACGAAACAGGCACGAAAGGTGTTCGTCCTCGTGACCGCCTCGGTCTTCGCGGTACTCGCACTACTCGTCGGGTACCTGCCGCTCGCTCATGTGCTCGGTTTCGCAACCGTGCCCATCGGCTGGGCGTTGCTGAGTGCGCTGGCTGCGGTCGCTGCAGTGGGTGCAGCGGGCATCGCGACGATGGCGTTTCGTTCGGCATTGCGGCGCGCGTCGGTTTGGCGTGCTCGCGCGTCTCTCTCGTAA
- a CDS encoding GNAT family N-acetyltransferase, whose amino-acid sequence MSMPTRIERPSTLATVDLGNGHAATIRTLQATDAAAERRFIEGLSPQTRRERFLTTMNGVGEGLLQLLMAEDAEGPLAVVATLPGERGLEIIGVARIAPSGGRAAECAITVADAWQRRGLGHRLLEALRSLAAKRGIRRLYSIDAVSNEHMREFARAVGAHARTDPDDARQVIYELDVS is encoded by the coding sequence ATGAGCATGCCCACACGCATCGAGCGGCCTTCCACTCTCGCCACGGTCGATCTCGGCAACGGCCATGCCGCGACCATCCGCACCCTGCAGGCCACCGACGCCGCGGCGGAACGGCGATTCATCGAAGGGCTGTCGCCGCAGACGCGGCGCGAACGCTTTCTCACGACGATGAATGGCGTCGGAGAAGGCCTGCTGCAACTCCTGATGGCGGAGGACGCGGAAGGACCACTTGCGGTCGTCGCCACACTGCCGGGCGAACGTGGCCTCGAGATCATCGGCGTCGCGCGTATCGCGCCGTCGGGCGGGCGGGCGGCGGAATGCGCGATCACCGTAGCCGACGCGTGGCAGCGGCGCGGCCTGGGCCATCGCCTGCTTGAGGCACTGCGCAGCCTGGCTGCCAAGCGGGGCATTCGCCGGCTCTACTCGATCGATGCCGTCTCGAACGAGCACATGCGCGAATTCGCTCGTGCGGTCGGCGCACACGCGCGAACCGATCCCGATGACGCCCGGCAGGTGATCTACGAACTCGACGTGTCCTGA